TGACAGGCGCAGGGAGACCGGCATTCTCACATTCTCGTTTCAGCTGTTCCGCTATCCATTCATCGAATGGTCCACGCCCCTTCCGGTAATAATGTGATGGAACAAAAGGGGTCGCACTCTGAAATGTTTTACAACTTTTAGAGACAGAGGTCCTGTTATGTGCCCCCCATTCTATCGGGACCAAGCTGATGTCCCCCCGACCTCCAGGCTGATATAGGGCTGTCAATCTGTCGAGGATGTTCATCTCGTCCTCAGTGAAAGGTTCTCTCGACATTATTAAAAGATGGTCCAGCAATAGGTCATCATCCATGTCCAATGGCAGTATGTAAACATGCCTGTGACCTGTTATAGGAGATCCATCGCTCTTTTTTCCACTGAATTTGTAAGAGATGGAATCTTCCCCGAACATGGCCTTATTAATGCCCATCAACCTCACATGGACCTGATTGGTGATTTCCAGGCTTTTTGTCATATTAGGTCTAAGGTCCGATTGAAGCTTATAGAGGACAGCATTGGCCCTTTCATATCTTTTTATTCCATGATTCGCAAGTCCATCCTCAGGGTCTGGGACTAAATAATTAATAAATGTTAACAAAGGAGGGCGAGCATCACCCCTTTTTATCATCAGGTCCGTACCATATGTGAGGTTTGTCAACCATCCGCTCGTTCCATCATATGGTTTAACACATGCGACCCTGGAATATCTAAAATTAGGATCAAGGGTTCCCATACAATCCACAGGTGCTGAGTTCCAGGTCATAACCTTATTTTCAACGAGGCTGGCCTCCACCCAGGATTCTGACCTGCCAAGATAGTTGAGGTTTTCAAGGAGCTCTGAAAGAACCTCACGTTGCGTCGAGTCTAATTCCGCTCTTTCCCAAATCATCACGCAAGCTTCACTGGGCTCGACCACAACAAACGAGTCGAAGATCAATTGTTTTTTCAGAGGATTGAAATCATTCTCTGAAAGATAGCTCCTGATGTGGGCCGAACAATATTGTGGCAATCGGTATTTCGGGGCCTCGGATGCCAATGATGAAAGAACTTTGGTCACCTCACCCTCGTTGAGCTGCGGGCATTTTCTTTTCCACACATCAAAAAGCCCCCTAATAAGCCTATAAGGACTAGGTGGCCACTCGATTGCCCCCTCGTTTACATTTCTTCCCCATGGTGTTGCATGATACATGCCAGTGCGAAATTTGATTTCTATAGCGAACATAGTATATCCCCTACCGGGACGATCATTGATCGGTCGAGGTTTCCTTCTGTCTTTATACCGTTACCTCTATTACCCGTTCGTTAGGGGGGCAGAACAGACCTTTGTTATTGCATTCGTCAATCAAGACCCGTATCTTTTGCAATAATGCACCCTCCGTCGGTATGATGAATCCTGATGGCGATGTGACCACTAGCTCTCCGACCTGTTTGAGGTCACAGGACGTTCTAAGTCTGAGCCCTCCACTTAGGAATCTTCTGATTTTATATAAGGACAACACAATCAGAAGTTCCTCAGCGGATTTATCCAGCTTATAACCACGGATAAGGGAGAGATCAAGATTGAAATATGCCTTTATTTTAGCTGCGGTATATTCCATCCTATGATATGGAACGTTTCCATAGACATTGTCTTTATTAAATCCTTTCACACGTAGTTTC
This genomic window from Methanomassiliicoccales archaeon contains:
- the cas5u6u gene encoding type I-U CRISPR-associated protein Cas5/Cas6, translating into MFAIEIKFRTGMYHATPWGRNVNEGAIEWPPSPYRLIRGLFDVWKRKCPQLNEGEVTKVLSSLASEAPKYRLPQYCSAHIRSYLSENDFNPLKKQLIFDSFVVVEPSEACVMIWERAELDSTQREVLSELLENLNYLGRSESWVEASLVENKVMTWNSAPVDCMGTLDPNFRYSRVACVKPYDGTSGWLTNLTYGTDLMIKRGDARPPLLTFINYLVPDPEDGLANHGIKRYERANAVLYKLQSDLRPNMTKSLEITNQVHVRLMGINKAMFGEDSISYKFSGKKSDGSPITGHRHVYILPLDMDDDLLLDHLLIMSREPFTEDEMNILDRLTALYQPGGRGDISLVPIEWGAHNRTSVSKSCKTFQSATPFVPSHYYRKGRGPFDEWIAEQLKRECENAGLPAPVRIQPIPFLRKGSRQVKWYEFKRSRRGEQERYGMGFRIEFEKEVQGPFAIGYASHFGLGMFVPE